The Astyanax mexicanus isolate ESR-SI-001 chromosome 14, AstMex3_surface, whole genome shotgun sequence genome window below encodes:
- the gdf7 gene encoding growth/differentiation factor 7 gives MSRGRARAPLCLCLALCCAAAALLDALPPRNGSTVPVHVPVPVPSYMMTLYRTLSRLDRRGSNSSLARYRRHADTVTSFTLRGEDQSSSGSHQRYVFDISGLSRAEELVEAELRVFRTTPPDVGRLLSLGGSMYRLLLYSCPCPGSTGRPVLLSSRTIDVLDTVSATWDVFDVLSSVRSGSRAERTPRCRSRLCFSVAVVCESTNEKVYLPLLGFGGGARAEQERALLVVFSRTHRKENLFREIRERMEAVQEEAGSPRGFEGSGRRRRRRRRRTALAGRSSGTGGGGGGGGAGVGGGTVGGAKGGGGGGGGGGGGGGGGGGRRRTRCSRKPLHVNFKELGWDDWIIAPLDYEAYHCEGGCDFPLRSHLEPTNHAIIQTLINSMDPEATPPSCCVPSKLSPISILYIDSGNNVVYKQYEDMVVEQCGCR, from the exons ATGAGCCGCGGGAGAGCACGCGCTCCGCTCTGCCTGTGTCTCGCGCTGTGCTGCGCGGCCGCGGCGCTGCTGGATGCGCTGCCTCCGCGGAACGGATCCACCGTCCCTGTCCACGTCCCTGTCCCTGTCCCGTCCTACATGATGACCCTTTACCGGACCCTGTCCCGCCTGGACCGCCGGGGCTCCAACAGCAGCCTGGCCCGGTACCGGAGACACGCGGACACCGTCACGAGCTTCACACTGCGCGGAGAAG ATCAGTCCTCCTCCGGGTCTCATCAGCGCTACGTGTTTGATATCTCCGGCCTGTCGAGGGCGGAGGAGCTGGTGGAGGCGGAGCTGCGGGTGTTTCGGACGACTCCGCCCGACGTCGGGAGGTTACTGTCTTTAGGAGGAAGCATGTACCGCCTCCTGCTCTACAGCTGTCCCTGTCCCGGATCGACGGGCCGGCCCGTCCTGCTGTCCTCCAGGACCATCGACGTCCTGGACACCGTCTCGGCCACGTGGGACGTGTTTGACGTCCTGTCCAGCGTGAGATCCGGCAGCAGGGCGGAGCGGACGCCGCGATGCCGCAGTCGGCTGTGTTTCAGCGTCGCTGTCGTTTGCGAGTCGACGAATGAAAAAGTTTATCTTCCGCTGCTGGGGTTCGGAGGTGGAGCTCGGGCAGAGCAGGAGAGAGCCCTGCTGGTGGTGTTTTCCAGAACCCACAGGAAAGAGAATCTGTTCCGGGAGATCCGGGAGAGGATGGAGGCCGTGCAGGAGGAGGCGGGGTCGCCCCGCGGGTTCGAGGGGAGTGGGAGGCgcaggaggaggcggaggaggaggacgGCTTTAGCTGGACGTTCCAGTGGaacaggaggaggtggagggggtgGGGGAGCAGGGGTTGGAGGTGGAACAGTGGGTGGAGCAaaaggtggtggaggaggtggaggaggaggtggaggtggaggaggtggaggaggaggcaggaggAGAACTCGGTGTAGCCGTAAGCCGCTACACGTAAACTTTAAGGAGCTGGGCTGGGACGACTGGATCATCGCGCCTCTGGATTACGAGGCGTATCACTGCGAGGGGGGCTGCGACTTCCCCCTCCGCTCCCACCTCGAACCCACCAATCACGCCATCATACAGACCCTCATCAACTCCATGGACCCGGAGGCCACGCCCCCCAGCTGCTGCGTTCCTTCCAAACTCAGTCCAATCAGCATCCTGTACATCGACTCGGGAAACAACGTGGTTTATAAGCAGTATGAGGACATGGTGGTGGAGCAGTGCGGCTGCAGGTAG